One part of the bacterium genome encodes these proteins:
- a CDS encoding V-type ATP synthase subunit B, giving the protein MKNLNALKEFKGIANLAGPLMLIEGVEGAGYGELVEVLTPDGMRLGRILEIEQDKALIQVFEGTRGISPDRAKVRFTGKGIELGVSPDILGRVFTGMGKVRDGGPEIIPEKYLNINGEPINPTRRDYPSEFIQTGISAIDGLNSLVRGQKLPIFSGSGLPHNLLATQIVKQAKIISKEETKFAIVFVAMGITFEEAEFFLKEFRDAGAIERTVTFINLADEPAIERTATPKVALTAAEYLAFENDMHVVVILTDMTNYAEALREISAARNEIPGRRGYPSYLYTDLSTIYERAGRIKGKKGSITQIPILTMPEDDKTHPIPDLTGYITEGQIILSRQLHLKGIYPPIDVLTSLSRLRDKGIGVNKETGEIHTRQDHPAIASQLFASYARGKEAEELAMVLGEASLTEEDIAHLNFAKEFEEKFLSQGIDENRTIQQTLDIGWQLLRTLPMDTIKRIPPEIMEKYWKNENKSKSNENGVIETEKKSTGSKERT; this is encoded by the coding sequence ATGAAAAATCTTAATGCACTTAAAGAATTTAAAGGTATAGCAAATCTTGCGGGCCCTCTTATGCTTATTGAAGGAGTTGAAGGAGCGGGATATGGCGAACTTGTAGAAGTACTTACTCCAGATGGAATGCGGCTTGGAAGAATTCTTGAAATAGAACAGGATAAAGCACTTATTCAGGTTTTTGAAGGAACAAGAGGTATTAGTCCTGATAGAGCAAAAGTAAGATTTACAGGAAAAGGGATTGAATTAGGGGTTTCTCCCGATATTTTAGGAAGAGTTTTTACAGGGATGGGCAAGGTAAGAGATGGAGGACCTGAAATTATTCCGGAAAAATATCTTAATATAAACGGAGAACCAATAAATCCAACAAGAAGAGATTATCCTTCGGAATTTATCCAAACAGGAATATCAGCAATAGATGGGCTAAATAGTTTAGTTAGAGGGCAGAAACTTCCTATTTTTTCTGGTTCAGGGCTGCCTCATAATCTTTTAGCAACTCAAATTGTCAAACAGGCAAAAATTATATCAAAAGAAGAGACAAAATTTGCAATTGTATTTGTTGCAATGGGAATAACTTTTGAAGAGGCAGAATTTTTCCTCAAAGAATTTAGAGATGCAGGTGCAATTGAAAGGACTGTTACATTTATAAATCTTGCAGATGAACCAGCAATTGAAAGGACCGCTACTCCAAAAGTTGCTTTAACAGCAGCAGAATATCTTGCTTTTGAAAATGATATGCATGTAGTTGTAATACTAACTGATATGACAAATTATGCAGAGGCATTAAGAGAAATTTCAGCAGCAAGAAATGAAATTCCAGGAAGAAGAGGATACCCGTCTTATTTATATACAGACCTTTCAACTATTTATGAAAGAGCAGGTAGAATAAAAGGCAAGAAAGGTTCTATTACACAGATACCAATTTTAACGATGCCAGAAGATGATAAAACACATCCTATCCCTGACCTTACTGGTTATATTACAGAAGGGCAGATTATTCTTTCAAGACAACTTCATCTTAAAGGTATTTACCCCCCGATTGATGTTCTAACTTCACTTTCAAGATTAAGAGATAAAGGAATTGGGGTAAATAAAGAAACAGGGGAAATTCACACAAGGCAAGACCATCCGGCAATTGCCAGTCAGTTATTTGCTTCTTATGCAAGAGGTAAGGAAGCAGAAGAACTTGCAATGGTTCTTGGGGAGGCATCTTTAACAGAAGAAGATATTGCACATCTTAATTTTGCAAAGGAATTTGAGGAGAAATTTCTTTCACAGGGAATTGATGAAAATAGGACTATTCAACAAACACTTGATATTGGGTGGCAATTATTGAGAACCTTGCCTATGGATACAATAAAGAGAATACCACCTGAAATAATGGAGAAATACTGGAAAAATGAAAATAAAAGTAAATCCAACGAGAATGGAGTTATTGAAACTGAAAAGAAGAGTACAGGTAGCAAAGAGAGGACATAA